Proteins from a single region of Hordeum vulgare subsp. vulgare chromosome 6H, MorexV3_pseudomolecules_assembly, whole genome shotgun sequence:
- the LOC123405361 gene encoding probable isoprenylcysteine alpha-carbonyl methylesterase ICMEL2, with translation MATIQQDNDNSGDKPSKGGKKHKKSKANKGRWTIHGIGENPTQHDTVNLRAPEQEPKDPNKPSGQSLPDGPDDSDDDNYLPPDDVEDSLEAKDFMVPDDPEESLLIFYVPVLILLLFGLVYCWMRKLLALADYAFLLTPDFIEVGYYYFFSSQVRRSIVYGEQLINMLDLYITKDNIRPCSVVAFVTGGAWISGYKAWGALLGRRLAERGIIVACIDYINYPEGTISDMVSDASEGISFVCNNIASSGGDPNEIYLMGQLARAHISACVLMEHAAMMTF, from the exons ATGGCGACCATTCAACAAGACAATGACAATTCCGGGGACAAGCCATCAAAGGGTGGAAAGAAGCACAAAAAATCCAAGGCAAACAAGGGAAGGTGGACCATACATGGCATAGGGGAGAACCCGACCCAACACGACACCGTTAATCTCAGAGCTCCTGAGCAAGAACCGAAGGATCCAAACAAGCCCTCGGGCCAATCCCTTCCTGACGGCCCCGATGATTCAGACGATGACAACTACCTCCCTCCCGACGACGTGGAAGATAGCTTGGAGGCCAAGGACTTCATGGTTCCCGATGACCCTGAAG AATCACTATTGATATTTTATGTTCCGGTTCTAATTTTATTATTATTCGGGTTAGTTTACTGCTGGATGAGGAAACTTCTTGCGCTCGCAGACTACGCTTTTCTACTTACGCCAGATTTT ATTGAAGTTGGATATTACTATTTCTTTTCAAGTCAGGTTCGTAGAAGTATAGTTTATGGAGAACAACTGATAAACAT GTTGGATTTGTATATAACCAAAGATAATATACGACCCTGTTCAGTGGTGGCCTTTGTAACTGGCGGCGCGTGGATTAGTGG TTACAAGGCATGGGGTGCCCTTCTTGGTAGGCGATTGGCTGAGAGAGGAATCATAGTTGCTTGCATTGATTACAT AAATTATCCAGAAGGAACAATAAGTGACATGGTTAGCGATGCTTCTGAGGGGATCTCATTTGTGTGTAACAACATTGCTAGTTCTGGAGGTGATCCTAACGA GATCTACTTGATGGGTCAGTTAGCAAGAGCACATATTTCAGCATGTGTCCTAATGGAACATGCAGCTATGATGAcattttag